A genomic stretch from Candidatus Hydrogenisulfobacillus filiaventi includes:
- the rluD gene encoding pseudouridylate synthase (Evidence 2a : Function from experimental evidences in other organisms; PubMedId : 15078091, 15928344, 17188032, 17937767, 18032607, 20817755; Product type e : enzyme), which translates to MDPVQEEVHRVESDAGERLDRYLARHFPEHSRTAWQHLIAQGAVTVNGRPAVARHPVQPGQIIAWPVGAAALLEAELAGQGPVEGPDLSHLVIYEDDAILVVNKPRGLVVHPARGHLGDTLIEGLLHRLTPSPEAPALRPGVVHRLDRDTTGLMVVAKTETARTRLAAALQVRLVHRAYMALVRGHPHPREGWLEAPIGRDPRNRQRMAVVLGGRQARTRYRTCRVWPGYALLSVELETGRTHQIRVHLAAAGHPVVGDPLYGAGPELGFPAQALHAWRLEFHHPMTGAKLAFTAPPPEDWAPAARQLGAGETVCDEPDCREVLARFQALTEAGA; encoded by the coding sequence ATGGACCCGGTGCAGGAGGAGGTGCATCGGGTGGAGTCGGACGCCGGGGAACGGCTCGACCGGTACCTGGCCCGTCACTTCCCCGAGCATTCGCGCACGGCCTGGCAGCACCTCATCGCCCAAGGGGCGGTGACGGTCAACGGTCGTCCGGCGGTGGCCCGCCATCCTGTGCAGCCGGGACAGATTATCGCCTGGCCGGTGGGCGCGGCGGCGCTGCTGGAGGCGGAGCTGGCCGGGCAGGGCCCCGTGGAGGGGCCCGACCTAAGCCATCTGGTTATTTATGAGGACGACGCCATCCTGGTGGTCAACAAGCCGCGGGGGCTGGTGGTGCACCCCGCCCGCGGGCACCTGGGCGATACCCTGATTGAGGGCCTGCTGCACCGGTTGACCCCGAGCCCGGAGGCGCCGGCCCTGCGGCCGGGGGTCGTGCATCGCCTGGATCGCGACACCACCGGGCTGATGGTGGTGGCCAAGACCGAGACCGCCCGCACCCGGCTGGCGGCGGCGCTGCAGGTGCGCCTGGTGCACCGGGCGTACATGGCGCTGGTCCGGGGCCACCCCCATCCGCGGGAGGGCTGGCTGGAGGCGCCCATCGGGCGCGACCCCCGCAACCGGCAGCGGATGGCGGTGGTGCTGGGGGGCCGCCAGGCCCGCACCCGGTACCGTACCTGCCGCGTGTGGCCGGGCTACGCCCTGCTGTCGGTGGAGCTGGAGACGGGGCGTACCCACCAGATCCGGGTGCACCTGGCGGCGGCGGGCCATCCGGTGGTGGGGGACCCTTTGTACGGGGCGGGGCCGGAACTGGGCTTCCCGGCTCAGGCCCTGCATGCTTGGCGGTTGGAGTTCCACCATCCCATGACCGGCGCCAAGCTGGCCTTTACCGCCCCGCCGCCGGAGGACTGGGCCCCGGCGGCCCGGCAGCTGGGCGCGGGGGAGACAGTGTGCGATGAGCCGGACTGCCGGGAGGTGCTGGCGCGGTTTCAGGCCTTGACGGAAGCGGGCGCCTGA
- a CDS encoding YggT family protein, whose product MSVVLLNLASSVRILTEIFFVVLVVRIVASYLPPRGPGLWAWVAEVCERLTEPVLRPIRERVPAFGSLDLSPLLAMVLVDILGYILIRLLELAAGV is encoded by the coding sequence GTGAGTGTCGTCCTCCTCAACCTGGCCTCCAGCGTGCGCATCCTCACCGAGATTTTCTTCGTGGTGCTGGTGGTCCGGATTGTGGCTTCCTACCTGCCCCCAAGGGGCCCGGGCCTGTGGGCCTGGGTGGCGGAGGTGTGCGAGCGGTTGACGGAGCCGGTGCTGCGCCCCATCCGCGAGCGGGTGCCGGCCTTCGGCTCCCTCGACCTCTCGCCCTTATTGGCCATGGTGCTGGTGGACATCCTGGGCTATATCTTGATACGGCTGCTGGAGTTGGCGGCGGGGGTCTGA
- the pyrR gene encoding transcriptional attenuator and uracil phosphoribosyltransferase activity (Evidence 2a : Function from experimental evidences in other organisms; PubMedId : 7798145, 9932459, 12482852, 15716449, 17322189, 18678934; Product type r : regulator): MVLDAEGIRRALMRMAHEILERNRGARDLMLVGIRTRGVPLAERLAANIAAIEGEPVPVGALDIGLYRDDLARRPFVPLQGTHVPQSVEGLAVVLVDDVLYTGRTVRAALDALSDLGRPRCIQLAVLVDRGHRELPIRADYVGKNLPTAPGDDVVVHLQETDGEDAVLVVRAGEGPA; encoded by the coding sequence ATGGTACTGGACGCGGAAGGCATCCGCCGGGCCCTTATGCGCATGGCGCACGAAATCTTGGAGCGCAACCGGGGTGCGCGCGACCTCATGCTGGTGGGCATCCGGACGCGGGGGGTACCGCTGGCGGAACGGCTCGCGGCCAACATCGCCGCCATCGAGGGGGAGCCGGTTCCGGTGGGAGCGCTCGACATCGGCCTCTACCGCGACGACCTGGCCCGGCGGCCGTTTGTCCCGCTGCAGGGCACGCACGTGCCCCAGTCGGTGGAGGGACTGGCGGTGGTGCTGGTGGACGACGTGCTCTACACCGGGCGGACGGTACGGGCCGCCCTCGACGCCCTCTCGGATCTGGGCCGGCCGCGCTGCATCCAGCTGGCGGTGCTGGTGGACCGCGGGCACCGCGAGCTGCCCATCCGGGCTGATTATGTGGGCAAGAACCTGCCCACCGCCCCCGGCGACGACGTGGTGGTCCACCTGCAGGAGACGGACGGGGAGGATGCGGTGCTGGTGGTGCGGGCAGGGGAGGGACCGGCATGA
- a CDS encoding Pyridoxal phosphate homeostasis protein translates to MADVAERVAAVRARLRELAGTRAVRLMAVTKTQSRARALEAVAAGVDLLGENRIQEIRAKWGTEPPPVPLHLIGHLQTNKVKYAIEYCQAIDSVDGGGVAAALEARLARLGRDPLPVMVEVNPGREPQKTGLFPEQVRPLLERGGEWPHLRFVGLMAVLPRPRDRGTEEARRIRRLMQETGELWRMSRAEGWPWAPLGDLSMGMSGDWEWAVEAGATMIRLGEALFGPRGSPGGTAGNAGNGGRV, encoded by the coding sequence ATGGCGGATGTAGCCGAACGGGTGGCAGCGGTGCGGGCGCGGCTGCGGGAGCTGGCCGGCACCCGCGCGGTGCGGCTGATGGCCGTGACCAAGACCCAATCCCGGGCGCGGGCCCTCGAGGCAGTGGCGGCCGGGGTGGACCTGCTGGGGGAGAACCGCATCCAGGAGATCCGGGCCAAATGGGGGACGGAGCCGCCGCCGGTACCCCTCCACCTCATTGGACACCTGCAGACCAACAAGGTAAAATATGCCATCGAATATTGCCAGGCCATCGACAGCGTGGACGGAGGCGGGGTGGCGGCAGCCCTCGAGGCCCGGTTGGCGCGGCTGGGACGCGATCCGCTGCCGGTGATGGTGGAGGTGAACCCCGGCCGGGAACCCCAAAAGACGGGCCTGTTCCCGGAGCAGGTGCGGCCCCTGCTGGAGCGGGGCGGGGAGTGGCCCCACCTGCGCTTCGTGGGGCTGATGGCGGTGCTGCCCCGGCCGCGCGACCGGGGGACGGAGGAGGCGCGACGAATCCGCAGGCTCATGCAGGAAACCGGCGAACTGTGGCGAATGAGTCGGGCGGAAGGATGGCCGTGGGCCCCCCTGGGCGATCTTTCCATGGGCATGTCAGGGGATTGGGAGTGGGCGGTGGAGGCGGGTGCCACGATGATCCGCCTGGGGGAGGCCCTCTTCGGACCCCGCGGCAGCCCGGGCGGGACGGCAGGGAATGCAGGGAATGGAGGACGGGTATGA
- a CDS encoding Small-conductance mechanosensitive channel: MSDGSRPPARWRSLWLPAGAALVAGVILVVLLDRYRRLLAVNPSTIHLLKALIVLGAGAVIARVVEGSLLNRPMSPLSPRQRTVARFAIRLLLYLGIALAVLAALGVGLSSVVFGGAFLTVIIGLAGQTMFANILGGIWLVLFQPFQVGETISIIAWQYPLLMPSYPHEAMKPVYTGQVVDINLMYTAVRSEDGDPMVFPNGVLVQSAIINRSRAGARRIRVRFEVAPGLEPARLLPALGRALATLAGEEARPAVYLTDLGAASYWVGVTLWSTDPEEAVKGQVLETAWRVLKSLEADQAPASVKA, from the coding sequence GTGTCCGACGGTTCCCGGCCCCCCGCCCGGTGGCGCAGCCTGTGGCTGCCGGCCGGCGCCGCCCTCGTGGCCGGGGTGATCCTGGTGGTGCTGCTCGACCGCTACCGTCGCCTCCTGGCGGTGAACCCCTCCACCATCCACCTGCTCAAGGCGCTGATTGTGCTGGGGGCGGGGGCGGTCATCGCCCGGGTGGTGGAGGGCAGCCTCCTCAACCGGCCCATGAGCCCCCTCTCCCCGCGCCAGCGCACGGTGGCCCGCTTCGCGATCCGCCTCCTCCTCTATCTGGGGATCGCCCTGGCCGTGCTGGCGGCGCTGGGGGTGGGCCTCTCGAGCGTGGTCTTCGGCGGGGCCTTCCTGACCGTTATCATCGGCTTGGCCGGGCAGACCATGTTCGCCAATATCCTGGGCGGTATCTGGCTGGTGCTCTTCCAGCCGTTCCAGGTGGGGGAGACCATCAGCATCATCGCCTGGCAGTATCCCCTGCTCATGCCCTCCTACCCCCATGAGGCCATGAAACCGGTCTACACGGGCCAAGTGGTGGACATCAACCTCATGTACACCGCCGTCCGCAGCGAGGACGGGGATCCCATGGTCTTCCCCAACGGGGTGCTGGTGCAGTCGGCCATCATCAACCGCTCCCGGGCCGGCGCCCGCCGCATCCGGGTCCGGTTCGAGGTCGCTCCCGGGCTGGAACCGGCCCGGCTCCTGCCGGCCCTGGGGCGGGCCCTGGCCACTTTGGCGGGCGAGGAAGCCCGCCCGGCCGTCTACCTCACCGATTTAGGCGCCGCTAGCTACTGGGTAGGGGTCACCCTCTGGAGCACGGACCCGGAGGAAGCCGTCAAAGGACAGGTCCTGGAGACAGCCTGGCGGGTGCTGAAAAGCCTGGAGGCGGATCAGGCGCCCGCTTCCGTCAAGGCCTGA
- a CDS encoding Alpha-glucosidase, whose protein sequence is MRTGRSRSRLVAGAVVVLALLAAGLGLRARLAAAPVQGRLTVAPGLRRRLTWRAGTFLVTWYGYTGSLVVTRRGRTVWASPPGRAFLAAARGTMTAREHIGYFRLQRRRTVTYADQRVTAIRARDGSVVVSGRLSDGTGAGVPYRLTLAAAGPHALAYRFQAGGADRLFLDWRSAPGEGYYGFGVQFTVFNLAGHRLPVLVEEHGYGRGAEPLTLLADLTNQGAGGTWHNTYAPVPFFLTSTGQALYSRNRGYQVFNLTRPGLGQLEVDARCARGVWLAGRSPGRLIRAYTAFSGRMAPLPAWTQQGVILAAEGGTRAVLRDLRRVQAAHVPVAAVWIQDWTGVERTSFGTQVVWNWQRDRRRYPHWHRLLAALTARHIRVLGYVNPFLQDTGRPPGPGNLYAVARARGYLVETAAGRPYPFHYPGRTAYLVDLSNPRARAWLEGVMARELAGNGFAGWMADFGEELPIGARTWAGRAGSAAHNRYPVLWARVNRAVLRRTGLAGQGLVFLRAGFATSPRYAPAFWLGDQLETWGPRNGLESSVIGLLSAGLSGFTLEHSDTGGYTSLVQFPFHIVRTPQLLERWMEVNAFTVLFRTHEGNRPGFNTQVWSSPALLARLRRMAELYRALAPYRERLMAEAAATGLPPDRPLFLNYPHDPEAWRLGAREFMLGRGVLVAPVYRPGQDRVRVYLPPGCWIHLWDGRVYAGGRGRWVTVAAPPGHPAAFVRVRSTARPLLAAAGAVPASGQSPAASPLRPPRGSDTMRPGMGSL, encoded by the coding sequence GTGAGAACGGGGCGCAGCCGCTCCCGGCTGGTGGCGGGCGCTGTGGTGGTGCTGGCCCTGCTGGCGGCCGGGCTGGGCCTGCGGGCCCGGCTGGCGGCGGCCCCGGTGCAGGGGCGGCTGACGGTGGCCCCCGGTCTCCGCCGCCGCCTGACCTGGCGGGCCGGCACCTTCCTGGTGACCTGGTACGGCTACACCGGCAGCCTGGTCGTCACCCGCCGGGGGCGGACCGTGTGGGCCAGCCCGCCCGGGCGCGCCTTCCTGGCCGCCGCCCGCGGGACCATGACCGCCCGTGAGCACATCGGCTACTTCCGGCTCCAGCGCCGGCGGACGGTTACCTATGCCGACCAGCGGGTGACCGCCATCCGGGCGCGGGACGGGTCGGTGGTGGTGAGCGGCCGGCTGTCGGACGGGACAGGGGCCGGGGTACCCTACCGGCTCACCCTGGCGGCGGCCGGGCCGCACGCCCTGGCCTACCGGTTCCAGGCCGGGGGCGCCGACCGCCTCTTCCTCGACTGGCGCTCCGCCCCCGGGGAGGGCTATTACGGTTTCGGGGTGCAGTTCACGGTCTTCAACCTGGCCGGGCACCGCCTCCCGGTGCTGGTGGAGGAGCATGGCTACGGCCGGGGGGCGGAACCCCTCACCCTGTTGGCCGATCTCACGAATCAAGGGGCGGGCGGCACCTGGCACAACACCTACGCCCCGGTGCCCTTCTTCCTGACCAGCACCGGCCAGGCCCTCTACAGCCGGAACCGCGGTTACCAGGTCTTCAACCTGACCCGGCCCGGCCTGGGCCAGCTGGAGGTGGACGCCCGGTGTGCCCGGGGGGTGTGGCTGGCCGGCCGCAGCCCCGGCCGCCTGATCCGGGCCTACACCGCTTTCAGCGGGCGCATGGCACCGCTGCCGGCCTGGACGCAGCAGGGGGTGATCCTGGCCGCCGAGGGCGGCACCCGGGCGGTGCTGCGCGACCTGCGGCGGGTGCAGGCGGCCCACGTGCCGGTGGCAGCGGTCTGGATCCAGGACTGGACCGGGGTGGAGCGGACCTCCTTCGGAACCCAGGTGGTGTGGAACTGGCAGCGCGACCGCCGCCGCTACCCCCATTGGCACCGGCTGCTGGCGGCGCTGACCGCCCGGCACATCCGGGTGTTGGGCTATGTCAACCCGTTCCTGCAGGACACCGGCCGTCCGCCCGGACCGGGGAACCTCTACGCTGTGGCGCGCGCCCGGGGCTACCTGGTGGAAACCGCCGCCGGCCGGCCCTATCCCTTTCATTATCCCGGCCGCACCGCCTACCTGGTCGACCTCAGCAACCCCCGCGCCCGGGCCTGGCTGGAGGGCGTGATGGCGCGGGAGCTGGCCGGCAACGGCTTTGCCGGGTGGATGGCGGACTTCGGGGAGGAGCTGCCCATCGGGGCCCGCACCTGGGCCGGCCGCGCCGGCTCCGCCGCCCACAACCGCTACCCCGTGCTGTGGGCCCGCGTCAACCGGGCGGTGCTGCGCCGCACGGGCCTGGCCGGCCAGGGCCTGGTGTTCCTCCGGGCCGGGTTTGCCACCAGTCCCCGCTATGCCCCGGCCTTCTGGCTGGGGGACCAGCTGGAAACCTGGGGGCCTCGCAACGGGCTCGAGTCCTCGGTCATCGGCCTGTTGAGCGCCGGGCTTTCCGGCTTCACCCTCGAGCACAGCGACACCGGCGGCTACACCTCGCTGGTGCAGTTTCCCTTCCATATCGTGCGCACCCCGCAGCTGCTGGAGCGCTGGATGGAGGTGAACGCCTTTACCGTGCTCTTCCGCACCCACGAGGGCAACCGTCCGGGCTTCAACACCCAGGTCTGGAGCAGTCCCGCCCTGCTGGCCCGCCTGCGGCGGATGGCGGAGCTCTACCGGGCCCTGGCCCCCTACCGGGAGCGGCTGATGGCGGAGGCGGCCGCCACCGGGCTGCCGCCCGACCGGCCCCTCTTCCTGAATTACCCCCACGACCCCGAGGCCTGGCGGCTGGGGGCCCGGGAGTTCATGCTGGGCCGGGGGGTGCTGGTGGCGCCGGTCTACCGGCCAGGGCAGGACCGGGTGCGGGTCTACCTGCCCCCCGGCTGCTGGATCCACCTATGGGACGGCCGGGTCTACGCGGGCGGACGGGGCCGGTGGGTGACGGTAGCCGCCCCGCCCGGGCACCCGGCGGCCTTTGTGCGGGTCCGCAGCACCGCCCGGCCCCTCCTGGCTGCCGCCGGCGCGGTGCCGGCGTCGGGACAGTCCCCGGCCGCTTCGCCCTTGCGTCCGCCGCGCGGTTCTGATACCATGCGACCAGGCATGGGAAGCCTTTAA
- the ileS gene encoding isoleucyl-tRNA synthetase (Evidence 2a : Function from experimental evidences in other organisms; PubMedId : 12682299, 16697013, 17043414, 17095543, 28139725; Product type e : enzyme) — MAEYRETLNLPKTAFPMKADLPLREPVWLERWAAMDLYGRQRRRFEGRPKFILHDGPPYANGDIHLGTALNKVVKDIINRFHTLAGENVVFVPGWDTHGLPIEMRALRQLGVDQHQIDPLTLRRECAGVARHYIGVMTEEFRRLGVFGDWEHPYVTMDPAYEAAELGVFADMVERGLIYRDLKPVYWCPHCETALAEGEIEYQDHRSDSIYVAFDLIRPASLPAGTRAVIWTTTPWTLPANVAIAVHPDLEYVVVETAAGPLLLARDRLVPALAAMGLTDGQELAAVRGRALEGLVARHPYLPEREVPLILGEHVSAESGTGLVHTAPGHGLEDWEAGRHYRLPVLQPIDDRGRFEAGTPLVEGMFYADANPVVLERLRQTGSLLGAGSLVHQYPFCWRCHNPVIYRATSQWFLSVDRIREELVESTYPVQWHPEWGGERMRQMVRDRDDWCLSRQRVWGLPIPAFYCGQCGQPLLDAAVIRYVAARIGEEGSDSWWEKPADHFLPPGTTCPACGHREFRQERDVFDVWMDSGSSHAAVLARHPDLEWPADLVLEGADQYRGWFNSLLTTGVATRDRAPYKAVLTHGWTLDGEGRPMHKSLGNVIDPMELVDRYGADVLRLWVASSDYTTDVRVSPALMEQLAEAYRKIRNTWRFLLGNLADFDPDRDTVPLPPRDALNRWMLARFGAWLEEARDAYGRYEFHAVIHSLLRLVTVDLSNFYLDVSKDRLYTLYREDPLRRETQTVLWVLADALLRVAAPVLVFTAEEAWRELPHRAGDPESVHLATWPEWAGDPEAAAVLARFDERLLPWRERILKGLEQLRAQKRIGNSLQAGVRLGEGSGLSAEDRALLKDLLMVAEVEEEPAALAGEEGFRVYPVDYPRCARCWRYVEDVGSHPGHPDLCGRCVEVLDRQTAGEG; from the coding sequence ATGGCCGAGTATCGTGAAACCTTGAACCTGCCCAAGACCGCCTTCCCCATGAAGGCCGACCTGCCCCTCCGGGAGCCGGTGTGGCTGGAGCGTTGGGCGGCGATGGACCTGTACGGCCGTCAGCGCCGCCGTTTTGAAGGCCGGCCAAAGTTCATCCTCCACGACGGCCCCCCTTACGCCAACGGCGACATCCACCTGGGCACCGCCCTCAACAAGGTCGTGAAGGACATCATCAACCGCTTCCACACCCTCGCAGGCGAGAACGTGGTCTTCGTGCCCGGTTGGGACACCCATGGCCTGCCCATCGAGATGCGGGCGCTGCGCCAGCTGGGGGTGGACCAGCATCAGATCGACCCCCTTACCCTACGCCGGGAGTGCGCAGGGGTGGCCCGCCATTACATCGGGGTGATGACGGAGGAGTTCCGGCGGCTGGGGGTGTTCGGGGACTGGGAGCATCCCTATGTCACCATGGACCCTGCCTACGAGGCGGCCGAGCTGGGCGTGTTTGCCGACATGGTGGAACGGGGCCTCATCTACCGCGACCTCAAGCCGGTCTACTGGTGTCCGCACTGCGAGACCGCCCTGGCCGAGGGGGAGATTGAGTACCAGGACCACCGCAGCGATTCCATTTACGTGGCCTTCGACCTCATCCGGCCGGCGTCCCTGCCCGCCGGCACCCGGGCGGTGATCTGGACCACCACCCCTTGGACGCTGCCGGCCAACGTGGCTATTGCCGTCCACCCCGACCTCGAGTACGTGGTGGTGGAGACCGCTGCTGGTCCCTTGCTGCTGGCACGGGACCGGCTGGTCCCCGCCCTGGCGGCTATGGGCCTGACGGATGGGCAGGAGCTGGCGGCGGTCCGGGGCCGGGCGCTGGAAGGCCTGGTGGCCCGCCATCCCTACCTGCCGGAGCGGGAGGTGCCCCTCATCCTGGGGGAGCACGTCAGCGCCGAGAGCGGGACCGGGCTCGTGCACACCGCACCCGGGCACGGCTTGGAGGACTGGGAGGCCGGGCGGCACTACCGGCTGCCGGTGCTGCAGCCCATCGACGACCGCGGGCGGTTCGAGGCCGGCACCCCGCTGGTGGAGGGCATGTTCTACGCGGACGCCAATCCGGTGGTGTTGGAACGGCTGCGCCAGACCGGCAGCCTGCTGGGGGCGGGCAGCCTGGTGCATCAGTACCCCTTCTGCTGGCGCTGCCATAACCCCGTCATCTACCGGGCTACCAGCCAGTGGTTCCTGTCGGTGGACCGCATCCGGGAGGAACTGGTGGAGAGCACCTACCCGGTGCAGTGGCACCCGGAGTGGGGCGGGGAACGCATGCGGCAGATGGTGCGGGACCGGGATGACTGGTGCCTCTCCCGCCAGCGGGTCTGGGGCCTGCCCATTCCCGCTTTCTACTGCGGGCAGTGCGGGCAGCCCTTGCTGGATGCGGCGGTGATCCGGTACGTGGCCGCCCGCATCGGGGAGGAGGGCTCGGACAGCTGGTGGGAAAAGCCGGCCGACCACTTCCTGCCCCCCGGCACCACCTGCCCGGCCTGCGGGCACCGGGAATTCCGCCAGGAGCGGGACGTGTTTGATGTGTGGATGGACTCCGGGTCCTCCCATGCAGCGGTGCTGGCCCGGCACCCCGACCTGGAGTGGCCGGCGGACCTGGTGCTGGAGGGGGCCGACCAGTACCGGGGCTGGTTCAACAGCCTGCTGACCACCGGGGTGGCCACCCGCGACCGCGCTCCCTACAAGGCCGTGCTTACCCACGGCTGGACCCTGGACGGTGAGGGCCGCCCCATGCACAAGTCCCTGGGTAACGTCATCGACCCCATGGAGCTGGTGGACCGCTATGGGGCCGACGTCCTGCGCCTGTGGGTGGCGTCCAGCGATTACACCACCGATGTGCGCGTGTCCCCCGCCCTCATGGAGCAGCTGGCGGAGGCCTACCGTAAGATCCGGAACACCTGGCGGTTCCTGCTGGGCAACCTGGCCGACTTCGACCCCGACCGCGATACCGTGCCCCTGCCGCCGCGGGACGCCTTGAACCGCTGGATGTTGGCCCGCTTCGGGGCCTGGCTGGAGGAGGCGCGGGATGCCTACGGGCGCTATGAGTTCCACGCCGTCATCCATTCCCTGCTGCGGCTGGTGACGGTGGACCTCTCCAACTTCTATCTGGACGTCAGCAAGGACCGGCTGTACACCCTATACCGGGAGGATCCCCTGCGGCGGGAGACGCAGACCGTGCTCTGGGTGCTGGCTGACGCCCTCCTGCGGGTGGCGGCCCCGGTGCTGGTGTTCACCGCCGAGGAGGCATGGCGGGAGCTCCCCCACCGGGCGGGGGACCCGGAATCGGTGCACCTGGCCACCTGGCCGGAATGGGCCGGGGACCCGGAGGCGGCGGCGGTGCTGGCGCGGTTTGACGAGCGCCTCCTGCCCTGGCGGGAGCGGATCCTGAAGGGCCTCGAGCAGCTGCGGGCCCAGAAGCGCATCGGCAACAGCCTGCAGGCGGGCGTGCGGCTGGGGGAGGGATCCGGGCTCAGCGCGGAGGACCGCGCCCTCCTCAAGGACCTGCTGATGGTGGCGGAGGTGGAGGAGGAGCCGGCGGCCCTGGCCGGGGAGGAGGGCTTCCGGGTTTATCCGGTGGACTACCCCCGCTGCGCGCGCTGCTGGCGGTATGTGGAGGACGTCGGCAGCCATCCCGGGCACCCGGACCTGTGCGGGCGTTGTGTGGAGGTGCTGGACCGGCAGACAGCCGGGGAAGGCTAG
- the divIVA gene encoding cell-division initiation protein (Evidence 2a : Function from experimental evidences in other organisms; PubMedId : 10724454, 12950914, 14526035, 15165232, 15554965, 16885474, 22108385, 22582279, 23264578, 24129255, 28674273, 28972021, 29616196; Product type f : factor) has translation MPLTPLDIYNKEFRRVLRGYSEDEVNEFLDQVVKDYEAVLRENEELKAGAAAAGERLEQYRQLEETLKNTLVLAQSTADEVKVAARKEADAIIHEAEGKAQRILEEAQAQVRALEQELERLKREADVFRAKLKSLLESEIALLDSGLDAGTAPVGPAAQPVDQPVA, from the coding sequence ATGCCGCTGACGCCGCTCGACATCTACAACAAGGAATTCCGCCGCGTCCTGCGCGGGTACAGCGAGGACGAGGTCAATGAATTTCTGGATCAGGTGGTCAAGGACTATGAGGCGGTCCTGCGCGAGAACGAGGAGCTGAAGGCGGGGGCCGCGGCGGCCGGGGAACGGCTGGAACAGTACCGCCAGCTGGAGGAGACCCTCAAGAACACCCTGGTGCTGGCCCAGAGCACCGCGGATGAGGTCAAGGTGGCGGCCCGCAAGGAGGCCGACGCCATCATCCATGAGGCCGAGGGCAAGGCGCAGCGCATTTTGGAGGAGGCGCAGGCGCAGGTGCGGGCCCTGGAGCAGGAGTTGGAACGCCTGAAGCGCGAGGCCGACGTGTTCCGGGCCAAGCTGAAGAGCCTGCTGGAGTCCGAGATCGCCCTCCTGGACAGCGGGCTGGACGCCGGCACGGCGCCCGTAGGACCGGCGGCGCAGCCGGTGGACCAGCCGGTGGCCTGA
- the lspA gene encoding Lipoprotein signal peptidase: MVAPGRRRWGLWGIALAVFLLDRAVKVLVVTHLSLYQSIPLVPHVLALTLVLNSGAAFGLLRHRQFLFVLVAVGLLAAVAAYSFRTREIPAPLMWGLGLLAGGSAGNLWDRAVSGRVVDYIHLAYWPVFNLADSAIVVGMAVLMWYFWRGERAPVQTVRERGADEEKRS; the protein is encoded by the coding sequence ATGGTGGCCCCCGGGCGGCGTCGGTGGGGACTGTGGGGGATCGCGCTGGCGGTCTTCCTGCTGGACCGGGCCGTGAAGGTGCTGGTGGTGACCCATCTCAGCCTGTACCAGAGCATACCCCTGGTGCCGCACGTGCTGGCCCTCACCTTGGTCCTCAATTCGGGCGCCGCCTTCGGGCTTTTGCGCCACCGCCAGTTCCTGTTCGTGCTGGTGGCGGTGGGGCTGCTGGCCGCGGTGGCGGCCTACAGCTTTCGCACCCGGGAGATCCCGGCCCCGCTCATGTGGGGGCTGGGGCTACTGGCGGGGGGATCGGCCGGCAACCTGTGGGACCGGGCGGTCAGCGGGCGGGTGGTGGACTACATTCACCTCGCCTACTGGCCGGTGTTCAACCTGGCCGACAGTGCCATTGTGGTGGGTATGGCGGTGCTGATGTGGTACTTCTGGCGGGGGGAACGGGCACCGGTGCAGACGGTGCGGGAACGGGGTGCGGATGAGGAAAAGCGGTCGTGA
- the sepF gene encoding Cell division protein SepF, with protein sequence MKANLMGRFLNFVGVVDEEDEEEVRPDGAEVAAARDGGWEEEMTHRRRPSLVSLPGNNRNLRVVVMNPRDLEDGQAIADQVKGRRPVIVNLEQADERNSQRLLNFLSGVAYALDGGLRKVGEGIFLITPANVEVSAADPDGQDAWNRGGIK encoded by the coding sequence ATGAAGGCGAACCTGATGGGCCGGTTTCTGAATTTCGTCGGGGTGGTCGACGAGGAGGACGAGGAGGAGGTCCGCCCGGACGGGGCCGAGGTGGCCGCGGCCCGGGACGGCGGTTGGGAGGAGGAGATGACCCACCGCCGCCGGCCCAGCCTGGTCAGCCTGCCGGGCAACAACCGCAACCTGCGGGTGGTGGTCATGAACCCGCGTGACCTGGAGGACGGCCAGGCGATCGCGGATCAGGTCAAGGGCCGCCGGCCCGTGATTGTGAATCTGGAGCAGGCCGATGAGCGCAACAGCCAGCGCCTGCTCAATTTCCTGTCCGGCGTGGCCTACGCCCTGGACGGCGGCTTGCGCAAGGTGGGGGAGGGCATCTTTCTCATCACCCCGGCCAACGTGGAGGTCAGCGCCGCGGACCCGGACGGGCAGGACGCCTGGAACCGCGGAGGGATTAAGTGA